A DNA window from Xanthomonas campestris pv. campestris str. ATCC 33913 contains the following coding sequences:
- the cheY gene encoding chemotaxis response regulator CheY — MNKNMRILIVDDFSTMRRIVKNLLADLGFTNTAEAEDGNSALAALRAGPFDFVVTDWNMPGMTGIDLLRNIRADAKLKHLPVMMVTAEAKREQIIEAAQCGVNGYIIKPFTAQTLEEKLGKVFERLAATA, encoded by the coding sequence GTGAATAAGAACATGCGGATCCTGATCGTGGACGACTTCTCGACGATGCGCCGTATCGTCAAGAATCTGTTGGCGGATCTCGGCTTCACCAATACCGCAGAGGCCGAAGACGGCAACAGCGCACTGGCTGCGTTGCGCGCGGGCCCGTTCGATTTCGTGGTCACCGACTGGAACATGCCCGGCATGACCGGCATCGACCTGCTGCGCAACATCCGCGCCGACGCCAAGCTCAAGCACCTGCCGGTGATGATGGTGACCGCCGAGGCCAAACGCGAACAGATCATCGAAGCCGCCCAGTGCGGCGTGAACGGCTACATCATCAAGCCGTTTACCGCCCAGACCCTGGAAGAAAAGCTGGGCAAGGTGTTCGAACGTCTGGCGGCGACCGCCTGA
- a CDS encoding RNA polymerase sigma factor FliA has translation MSTATATTATAQYRAVQRNNANDVVTQHADLVRRIAHHLAARLPASVEVDDLIQAGMIGLIEASRSYDSDQGASFETYASIRIRGSMIDEIRRGDWVPRSVHRRARDAAAAVRKIEQNTGRAAAATEVAAAMEMPLPDYLRLMEDAARGQVLSLESRIEDHGELDTTAKGGPNPQQMMERGEFGRELGKAIGQLPEREQLVLSLYYEQELNLKEIGAVLGVSESRVCQIHGQAVVRLRGRLKVFELADAGVEIDD, from the coding sequence ATGAGTACCGCCACCGCAACGACCGCCACGGCCCAGTACCGTGCCGTGCAACGCAATAACGCCAACGATGTGGTCACCCAGCACGCCGACCTGGTGCGCCGGATCGCCCACCATCTGGCCGCGCGCCTGCCGGCGAGCGTGGAAGTGGACGATTTGATCCAGGCCGGCATGATCGGCCTGATCGAAGCCTCGCGCAGCTACGACTCCGACCAGGGCGCCTCGTTCGAAACCTATGCCTCGATCCGTATCCGCGGCTCGATGATCGACGAGATCCGTCGGGGCGACTGGGTGCCGCGCTCGGTGCACCGCCGGGCCCGCGACGCCGCCGCCGCCGTGCGCAAGATCGAACAGAACACCGGCCGCGCCGCCGCCGCCACCGAAGTGGCCGCCGCGATGGAGATGCCGCTGCCCGACTACCTGCGCCTGATGGAAGACGCCGCACGCGGCCAGGTGCTGAGCCTGGAATCGCGCATCGAAGACCACGGCGAACTGGACACCACCGCCAAGGGTGGCCCCAATCCGCAGCAGATGATGGAGCGCGGCGAGTTTGGTCGCGAGCTGGGCAAGGCCATTGGCCAGTTGCCCGAGCGCGAGCAGCTGGTGCTGTCGCTGTACTACGAACAGGAATTGAACCTGAAGGAAATCGGCGCCGTGCTCGGTGTCAGCGAGTCGCGCGTCTGCCAGATCCATGGCCAGGCCGTGGTGCGTTTGCGCGGCCGCCTCAAAGTCTTCGAGCTGGCAGATGCCGGTGTCGAAATTGACGATTAA
- a CDS encoding MinD/ParA family protein, which produces MQSREYAKLTNAFPLSATRPEPLGPVRTIAVTGGKGGVGKTNISANLAVALADMGKRTLLLDADLGLANLDVVLGLSPKYTLADLIAGRCTLDEVIIEGPGGVLVVPAASGRRHMAELAPAQHIGLVNVFSELERDLDVMVIDTAAGITDSVLTFCQAAQDTVVVVCDEPASITDAYALIKVLSRERGVDRLQIIANMVRDPNEGRLLYDKLSRVCEKFLGDVSLNYLGHVPQDDWLRLSVQRQQPVIKAYPASPSAQAIAEIARRTSRWQAPTVPRGNVEFFVERIIQRGVAA; this is translated from the coding sequence ATGCAGTCGCGTGAATACGCAAAGCTGACCAACGCCTTCCCCCTGTCGGCGACCCGTCCCGAGCCTTTGGGCCCGGTGCGCACCATTGCCGTGACCGGTGGCAAGGGTGGCGTGGGTAAAACCAACATCTCCGCCAACCTGGCGGTGGCCCTGGCCGACATGGGCAAGCGCACCCTGCTGCTCGACGCCGACCTGGGCCTGGCCAATCTGGACGTGGTGCTGGGCCTGTCGCCCAAGTACACCCTGGCCGACCTGATCGCCGGCCGCTGCACGCTGGACGAAGTGATCATCGAAGGCCCCGGCGGCGTGCTCGTGGTGCCGGCCGCCTCCGGTCGCCGCCACATGGCCGAACTGGCCCCGGCCCAGCACATCGGCCTGGTCAACGTGTTCTCCGAACTGGAGCGCGACCTGGACGTGATGGTCATCGACACCGCCGCCGGCATCACCGACAGCGTGCTGACCTTCTGCCAGGCCGCCCAGGACACCGTGGTGGTGGTCTGCGACGAGCCGGCCTCGATCACCGACGCCTACGCGCTGATCAAGGTGCTCTCGCGCGAACGCGGCGTGGACCGCCTGCAGATCATCGCCAACATGGTGCGCGACCCCAACGAAGGCCGCCTGCTGTACGACAAGCTCTCGCGGGTGTGCGAAAAGTTCCTCGGCGATGTCTCGCTGAACTACCTCGGCCACGTGCCGCAGGACGATTGGCTGCGCCTGTCGGTGCAGCGCCAGCAACCGGTCATCAAGGCCTACCCGGCCAGTCCCTCGGCACAGGCCATTGCCGAAATCGCACGCCGTACCTCGCGCTGGCAGGCCCCCACCGTGCCGCGCGGCAACGTCGAGTTCTTCGTCGAACGCATCATCCAACGGGGAGTGGCCGCATGA
- the flhF gene encoding flagellar biosynthesis protein FlhF: MKIKRFVAPDMRTAFRMVREEHGPDAVILSNRRTAEGVEIVAASNYDEELVQRALETARSDVPVTAAAPAPVQQAPAIQPAPVHVPRRDTAEVGMTQRQRVASAAEEMIAAMALRQPVSVPRPAPAAAPVRAAAPMPVAVQSAPAAAMRQQPEHALSELPEQLFAEFLTTPPVPRAPLQAPVVATAPVPAIPAAVAAPVAIAHHHDDELVDDGFDLDDALPQILPPAALPPLVVAPVAPVALAAVQAAAPAPQNDEELKQLRGELALMRQMIEREMNRLTDERLRGSPVRAQALELMDDYGFDAGLIRDVALQIPADTELHRGRGLMLGLLSKRLPVAPVDPLELGGVIALVGPTGAGKTTTIAKLAQRFAAQHAPRDVALVTTDTQRVGGREQLHSYGRQLGIAVHEADSAESLLELLERLRDYKLVLIDTAGMGQRDRALAAQLNWLRAARQVTSLLVLPANAHFSDLDEVVRRFAHAKPQGVVLTKLDETGRFGSALSVVVDHQMPITWVTDGQRVPDDLHRANAASLVLRLEDLRRAADKPCTPEHNHAVA; this comes from the coding sequence ATGAAGATCAAACGCTTTGTTGCCCCGGACATGCGCACCGCATTCCGCATGGTGCGCGAAGAGCACGGCCCGGACGCGGTGATCCTGTCCAACCGCCGTACCGCCGAAGGCGTCGAGATCGTCGCCGCCAGCAACTACGACGAAGAACTGGTGCAGCGCGCCCTGGAAACCGCCCGCTCCGACGTGCCGGTCACCGCCGCGGCGCCGGCTCCGGTCCAGCAGGCGCCGGCCATCCAGCCTGCCCCGGTGCACGTGCCGCGTCGCGACACCGCCGAAGTCGGCATGACCCAGCGCCAGCGCGTGGCCAGTGCCGCCGAAGAAATGATCGCCGCCATGGCCCTGCGCCAGCCGGTCAGCGTGCCGCGCCCCGCCCCGGCGGCTGCACCGGTCCGCGCTGCCGCGCCGATGCCGGTCGCCGTGCAGAGCGCACCGGCTGCCGCCATGCGCCAGCAGCCCGAGCACGCCCTGTCGGAACTGCCCGAGCAGCTGTTCGCCGAATTCCTGACCACCCCGCCGGTGCCGCGTGCACCGCTGCAGGCCCCGGTCGTCGCCACCGCGCCGGTCCCGGCGATTCCGGCCGCTGTTGCCGCACCGGTCGCGATCGCACACCACCACGACGACGAACTGGTCGACGACGGCTTCGACCTGGACGACGCGCTGCCGCAGATCCTGCCGCCGGCCGCGCTGCCGCCGCTGGTCGTCGCCCCGGTGGCGCCGGTCGCCCTGGCCGCCGTGCAGGCCGCCGCCCCGGCGCCGCAGAACGACGAAGAACTCAAGCAGCTGCGCGGTGAGCTGGCGCTGATGCGCCAGATGATCGAGCGCGAAATGAACCGCCTCACCGACGAACGCCTGCGCGGCTCGCCGGTGCGTGCCCAGGCGCTGGAGCTGATGGACGACTACGGCTTCGACGCCGGCCTGATCCGCGATGTTGCCCTGCAGATCCCGGCCGACACCGAATTGCACCGCGGCCGTGGCCTGATGCTGGGCCTGCTGTCCAAGCGCCTGCCGGTGGCCCCGGTCGACCCGCTGGAACTGGGCGGCGTCATCGCCCTGGTCGGCCCGACCGGCGCCGGCAAGACCACCACCATCGCCAAGCTCGCCCAGCGCTTCGCCGCCCAGCACGCCCCGCGCGACGTGGCCCTGGTCACCACCGACACCCAGCGTGTCGGCGGCCGCGAACAGCTGCACAGCTACGGCCGCCAGCTCGGCATCGCCGTGCACGAGGCCGACAGCGCCGAAAGCCTGCTGGAGCTGCTCGAGCGCCTGCGCGACTACAAGCTGGTACTGATCGACACCGCCGGCATGGGCCAGCGCGACCGCGCCCTGGCCGCCCAGCTCAACTGGCTGCGCGCCGCCCGCCAGGTCACCTCGTTGCTGGTGCTGCCCGCCAACGCCCATTTTTCCGACCTCGACGAGGTCGTGCGCCGCTTCGCCCATGCCAAGCCCCAGGGCGTGGTGCTGACCAAACTCGACGAGACCGGACGCTTCGGCAGCGCCCTGTCGGTGGTCGTCGATCACCAGATGCCGATCACCTGGGTCACCGACGGACAACGCGTCCCCGATGACCTGCACCGTGCCAATGCCGCCAGTCTCGTTCTTCGCCTTGAAGATTTGCGGCGCGCTGCCGATAAGCCCTGTACTCCGGAGCACAACCATGCAGTCGCGTGA